A region from the Chanodichthys erythropterus isolate Z2021 chromosome 5, ASM2448905v1, whole genome shotgun sequence genome encodes:
- the ccdc85a gene encoding coiled-coil domain-containing protein 85A — protein MEKPIQPQLQSSISKSAEGPSEDLSKLTDEELLKWSKEELVRRLRKAETEKMSVIVDHSNLIREVNRRLQQHLNEIRGLKEVNQKLQEDNQELRDLCCFLDDDRQKGKKVSREWQRLGRYSAGIMRKEVTLYLQKLKELEQRQEEVVRENLELRELCLMLDEEKGSGGTGRSAGTGGPAGCRNSIDSQSSLSHASGPGPGLLRDVGDGSSTSSAGSTDSPDHLTHKQQLLGGPVGGSPDHLHKPGSGEEAPGPEHASRRHSTSQEYAAHTYPQVCRSRCGSFSSPDHKGLRGLSPEKLGKSLSRGSPEQFSKHLLVSSQPPGSPDLFQKHRASMASMCGSPEPKQILSGTPEHLQKGRVISGSPELSRHQHSKFGSPGREVAQKRPGVEEMSPHHRSIYSGMNGGSDWSLL, from the exons ATGGAAAAGCCCATCCAGCCTCAGCTGCAGTCGAGCATATCCAAGAGCGCAGAAGGTCCCTCAGAGGATCTCTCCAAACTTACGGATGAGGAGCTTCTGAAATGGAGCAAGGAGGAGCTGGTTCGCCGGCTGCGCAAAGCCGAAACCGAGAAGATGAGCGTTATAGTGGACCACAGCAATCTCATCCGAGAGGTGAACCGCAGGCTGCAGCAGCACCTCAACGAGATACGAGGGCTGAAG GAGGTGAATCAGAAGCTTCAAGAGGACAACCAGGAGCTGCGGGACCTCTGCTGCTTTCTGGATGATGACCGGCAAAAAGGAAAGAAGGTGTCGAGGGAGTGGCAGCGCTTGGGCCGCTACAGTGCAGGGATCATGCGTAAGGAGGTGACGCTGTACCTGCAGAAGCTGAAAGAGCTGGAGCAAAGGCAGGAGGAAGTAGTGAGGGAGAACCTTGAACTGAGAGAGCTGTGCCTTATGCTGGATGAGGAGAAGGGCTCTGGAGGCACTGGCAGGTCAGCAGGTACCGGGGGACCAGCCGGATGCAGGAATTCAATCGATAGCCAGAGCAGCCTGTCTCACGCCAGCGGTCCTGGGCCTGGCCTACTAAGGGATGTAGGTGACGGGAGCAGTACCTCCAGCGCGGGCAGCACCGACAGCCCTGACCATCTCACACATAAGCAGCAGCTGTTGGGTGGCCCGGTTGGAGGCAGTCCTGACCACCTACATAAGCCAGGCTCAGGGGAGGAGGCACCGGGTCCTGAGCATGCAAGCCGCAGACATAGCACCAGCCAAGAGTACGCAGCGCACACCTATCCCCAAGTCTGCCGGTCTCGCTGTGGGTCCTTCTCCAGTCCAGATCATAAGGGCCTACGGGGTCTCAGTCCAGAGAAACTTGGCAAGAGCCTGTCGAGAGGCAGTCCAGAGCAGTTCTCAAAACACTTGCTGGTGTCCTCTCAGCCACCTGGCAGCCCGGACCTTTTCCAGAAGCACAGGGCTAGCATGGCTAGCATGTGTGGGAGTCCAGAGCCCAAACAGATTCTATCAGGGACACCGGAGCACCTACAGAAGGGACGTGTCATATCCGGGAGCCCAGAGTTGTCGAGGCATCAGCACAGCAAGTTTGGCAGCCCTGGCCGAGAGGTGGCACAGAAGCGGCCGGGCGTAGAGGAGATGTCCCCTCATCACCGGAGCATCTATAGCGGTATGAACGGTGGGTCCGACTGGAGCCTGCTGTAG
- the soul2 gene encoding heme-binding protein soul2: MAITLPALCLLFGCICFPYTECWEAPRFCRGYECPVYTLVQENQGFEERNYDMSYWITTDIASTSQSDIKEGFWKLYYFNHGQNSANKEITMTRPVLVSVKEADGTGERQVSISVYQSDTDIPEPNDTTIRKTVIPAGIVYVRSFGGMASDEDALENVQQLREDLRAAGKEFIENRFDAAGYDAPWDFINRHNEVWVRSP, from the exons ATGGCGATAACTCTACCAGCTCTGTGTCTCCTGTTTGGATGTATATGTTTCCCATATACAGAATGTTGGGAAGCACCCCGGTTTTGTCGTGGATATGAGTGTCCCGTGTACACTCTGGTTCAAGAAAATCAG GGATTTGAGGAGCGCAACTACGACATGAGCTACTGGATTACCACTGATATTGCGAGTACCAGCCAGAGTGATATAAAGGAGGGATTTTGGAAACTCTATTATTTCAATCATGGGCAAAACAGTGCGA ATAAGGAGATTACCATGACCAGGCCTGTGCTGGTGTCAGTGAAGGAAGCTGATGGAACAGGGGAAAGACAGGTGTCCATTTCCGTCTATCAATCTGACACGGACATCCCTGAACCCAACGATACGACCATCAGAAAAACAGTTATACCAGCCGGGATTGTCTATGTCAG GTCGTTTGGTGGTATGGCTTCTGATGAAGACGCCTTAGAGAATGTGCAGCAGCTTAGAGAAGACCTCAGGGCTGCAGGAAAGGAATTTATTGAAAACAGGTTTGATGCAGCTGGCTATGACGCACCATGGGATTTCATCAACAGGCACAATGAAGTTTGGGTTCGTTCACCCTGA